From one Catenuloplanes nepalensis genomic stretch:
- a CDS encoding M50 family metallopeptidase translates to MPGLLEIAAAAPDPGVNKVAWAGALLAWLLAVPAYVIFGLIDTIAHEGGHALLARLLFQRVRAIRLFGDGGGATYFDEDMPWAVDVAVKFIGYVAPSLFGLAAAWLLARDLVDATLWASLGFLFVMLFAVRGLLGWLVVPALMVVIGYVAVAVEPPMRELFAHVWAWFLLIAAVETMLIFLRARGYDHNSSDAGALNRLTSLSGAFWAVLMLIGTTAALIYGGVMMLRSAA, encoded by the coding sequence ATGCCCGGTCTACTGGAGATCGCCGCGGCCGCTCCTGATCCGGGAGTCAACAAGGTGGCCTGGGCCGGCGCGCTGCTGGCCTGGCTGCTGGCCGTGCCGGCGTACGTCATCTTCGGCCTGATCGACACGATCGCGCACGAGGGCGGGCACGCGCTGCTGGCCAGGCTGCTGTTCCAGCGGGTCCGGGCGATCCGGCTGTTCGGCGACGGCGGCGGCGCGACGTACTTCGACGAGGACATGCCATGGGCGGTCGACGTGGCGGTCAAGTTCATCGGGTACGTCGCGCCGTCGCTCTTCGGCCTGGCCGCCGCGTGGCTGCTGGCCCGCGACCTGGTCGACGCGACGCTCTGGGCCAGCCTCGGATTCCTGTTCGTCATGCTCTTCGCGGTGCGCGGGCTGCTCGGCTGGCTCGTCGTACCCGCGCTGATGGTGGTGATCGGTTATGTCGCCGTGGCCGTGGAGCCGCCGATGCGCGAGCTGTTCGCCCACGTCTGGGCCTGGTTCCTGCTGATCGCCGCGGTCGAGACCATGCTGATCTTCCTGCGCGCCCGCGGGTACGACCACAACTCCTCGGACGCCGGCGCGCTCAACCGTCTGACCAGCCTGTCCGGCGCGTTCTGGGCCGTTCTGATGCTGATCGGCACCACCGCCGCACTGATCTACGGCGGCGTCATGATGCTCCGCAGTGCGGCCTGA
- a CDS encoding ABC-F family ATP-binding cassette domain-containing protein, with the protein MSTSTILPARARAQLTAVDIHIARGGAPVLRGAGLTVTPGSRWGIVGENGRGKSTLLAVLAGTLEPDSGTVRRAGTLGLAEQELHATGDATVGDVIDAELRDARAALAALDAAAEALSRDEPGAAGAYDHALTAAEALEAWDADHRVDAALAALGAERDRARPLAELSVGGRYRVRLACLLGAEHDFLLLDEPTNHLDDEGLAYLTSRLSTTRSGVVLVSHDRALLAAVVTSVVDLDPTRDDLPRVYGDGYAGYLAGRAAERERWAEEYDRQRAETARLTANLADARDRLVDNWRPDKGTDKHKRATRASSQVRTFHRRQDELAAHAVTMPAPPLRLSLPELPRNAALTLDGVTVAGRLETPVTLTVGPSGRLHVDGRNGAGKSTLLAVLAGRLRPTTGTRRAGKNQRIGFLAQESPEPGVTTARRLFAAAGGSVELESLGLLDRGELDRPVRELSTGRRRRLDLALVLARRPHLLLLDEPTNHLSIALVDELTAALGGTNAAVVLATHDRALRADVAGWPRLDME; encoded by the coding sequence ATGTCCACCTCAACGATCCTGCCTGCGCGCGCCCGTGCGCAGCTCACCGCCGTCGACATCCACATCGCCCGGGGCGGCGCGCCCGTGCTCCGCGGCGCCGGCCTGACCGTCACGCCCGGCTCGCGCTGGGGCATCGTCGGCGAGAACGGACGCGGCAAGTCCACGCTGCTGGCCGTGCTCGCCGGCACGCTCGAACCCGACTCCGGCACGGTCCGCCGGGCCGGCACGCTCGGCCTCGCCGAGCAGGAGTTACACGCCACCGGCGACGCCACGGTCGGCGACGTCATCGACGCGGAGCTCAGGGACGCCCGAGCCGCGCTGGCGGCACTCGACGCCGCGGCCGAGGCGTTGAGCCGGGACGAGCCGGGCGCGGCCGGCGCCTACGACCACGCGCTGACGGCGGCCGAGGCGCTGGAGGCCTGGGACGCCGATCACCGGGTCGACGCCGCGCTGGCCGCGCTCGGCGCGGAGCGGGATCGCGCGCGGCCGCTGGCCGAGCTGTCCGTCGGCGGCCGGTACCGGGTACGGCTCGCCTGCCTGCTCGGCGCGGAGCACGACTTCCTGCTGCTGGACGAGCCGACCAACCACCTCGACGACGAGGGGCTGGCCTACCTCACGTCTAGGCTTTCCACCACCCGGTCCGGCGTGGTGCTGGTCAGTCACGACCGGGCGCTGCTGGCGGCGGTGGTCACCTCGGTCGTCGACCTGGACCCGACCCGCGACGACCTGCCGCGCGTCTACGGCGACGGGTACGCCGGATATCTCGCCGGCCGCGCGGCCGAGCGGGAACGCTGGGCGGAGGAGTACGACAGGCAGCGCGCGGAGACGGCACGGCTGACCGCGAACCTGGCCGATGCGCGGGACCGCCTGGTCGACAACTGGCGGCCGGACAAGGGGACGGACAAGCACAAGCGCGCGACCCGGGCGTCGTCCCAGGTGCGCACGTTCCACCGGCGGCAGGACGAGCTGGCCGCGCACGCGGTCACGATGCCGGCGCCGCCGCTGCGCCTCAGCCTGCCCGAGCTGCCCCGGAACGCCGCGCTCACGCTGGACGGCGTGACGGTCGCGGGCCGCCTGGAGACGCCGGTGACGCTCACGGTCGGCCCGTCCGGGCGGCTGCACGTCGACGGCCGCAACGGCGCCGGCAAGTCCACGCTGCTGGCGGTGCTCGCGGGCCGGCTTCGGCCGACGACCGGCACCCGGCGGGCGGGGAAGAACCAGCGGATCGGCTTCCTCGCCCAGGAGTCGCCGGAGCCGGGCGTCACCACCGCGCGCCGGCTCTTCGCGGCGGCCGGCGGCTCGGTCGAGCTGGAGAGCCTCGGCCTGCTCGACCGGGGCGAGCTGGACCGGCCGGTGCGCGAGCTGTCCACCGGCCGCCGGCGCCGGCTCGACCTGGCGCTGGTGCTGGCCCGGCGGCCGCACCTGCTGCTGCTCGACGAGCCGACGAACCACCTGTCGATCGCGCTGGTCGACGAGCTGACCGCGGCGCTCGGCGGCACGAACGCGGCGGTCGTACTGGCCACGCACGACCGGGCGTTGCGAGCCGACGTGGCCGGCTGGCCGAGGCTCGACATGGAGTAG
- a CDS encoding DUF4132 domain-containing protein, whose translation MRIVQPATDEDLLVPPPAWRRSHHLRRGGWWADRPVRIDAVKAAAAGTAFLTSGPEWTEKVLRRERADPAVSEAGLAALADPENATPDGMAALLGARCLVRNRPDAELTAVAEHLMAARGVAFAVRVAAEVAGLRAEGGYSDGEVRGAMLRVTRTTYTRIDYFDALRPDTFATFRRRIRGHLATAPADDYAAAEAALTPYRDRAPQQRALASFLLPTREDWIAEDVAWLTAHRTGNGREDWATPIEYALLPSVRTLAQLDAVETHQLHFDWFTEVLENIGPAVLPRLLSALTRWDGADSRRTVFAAVAVIPTDDAYRALLDRRADRVVRPALHDATARFPRRALRLLAEAGADDLLRGHVARNPGLAAAVLPELTQTAAGLIRAALAETGTDRDAPADRVPAVLGGPGPVVSAWVDAETLPRIALRDGSGVLPVASVRRLVTLLATADPRVTGVRDALVPGALRELGWELFTRWQDADAPAKDGWALTSLGLSGDDETVRRLAPVIRAWPGKSGHARAVHGLDVLTAIGTETALMHLHGISQNVRFRGLKEQAEEKVRAVADRLGLTPERLADRLVPRLGLAADGTLTLDYGPRWFRAGFDEQLRPYVTDAAGKRLKALPRPGASDDAEKASAAYARYAALKKDVRVLARDQLTRLEAAMADRRRWTAAEFRAHLADHPLLGHLVRRLVWGVYADGTLCAAFRVAEDRSLAGPDDEEMTLADDALVGVAHPVELGTVWGEVFSDYEILQPFPQLGREVFTPADAELPTDAENRALLALEKRGWRRGEPGPGGQQQSIGKTLPGGVHVELELSPGIPISDPHDVWADSQEVSAPRLTIGDRRNVPLTDLDPVTASELLRDLATLAAER comes from the coding sequence GTGCGGATCGTGCAACCCGCGACCGATGAGGACCTTCTGGTGCCACCGCCCGCCTGGCGGCGAAGTCACCACCTGCGACGCGGCGGCTGGTGGGCGGATCGTCCGGTCCGGATCGACGCGGTGAAGGCCGCCGCGGCCGGCACGGCGTTCCTCACGAGCGGTCCGGAGTGGACGGAGAAGGTGCTGCGGCGGGAGCGGGCCGACCCCGCCGTGAGCGAGGCCGGGCTCGCCGCGCTCGCCGATCCGGAGAACGCCACACCGGACGGGATGGCGGCGCTGCTCGGCGCGCGGTGCCTGGTGCGGAACCGGCCCGACGCGGAGCTGACGGCGGTGGCGGAGCACCTGATGGCGGCGCGCGGGGTCGCGTTCGCGGTGCGGGTGGCCGCGGAGGTGGCCGGGCTCCGGGCGGAGGGCGGGTACAGCGACGGCGAGGTCCGGGGCGCCATGCTCCGCGTGACCCGCACGACGTACACGCGGATCGACTACTTCGACGCACTGCGGCCGGACACGTTCGCGACCTTCCGCCGCCGGATCCGCGGGCACCTGGCCACCGCGCCCGCGGACGACTACGCGGCGGCGGAGGCGGCGCTGACGCCCTATCGGGACCGCGCACCGCAGCAGCGCGCGCTGGCCTCGTTCCTGCTGCCCACCCGGGAGGACTGGATCGCGGAGGACGTGGCCTGGCTGACGGCGCACCGCACCGGCAACGGCCGCGAGGACTGGGCGACCCCGATCGAATACGCGTTGCTGCCGTCGGTGCGCACGCTCGCGCAGCTCGATGCCGTGGAGACGCATCAGCTGCACTTCGACTGGTTCACCGAGGTGCTGGAGAACATCGGGCCCGCGGTGCTGCCGAGGCTGCTGTCCGCGCTGACCCGGTGGGACGGCGCGGACAGCAGACGGACCGTCTTCGCCGCGGTCGCGGTCATCCCGACGGACGACGCCTACCGCGCGCTGCTCGACCGCCGCGCGGACCGGGTCGTCCGGCCGGCGCTGCACGACGCGACCGCCCGGTTCCCGCGCCGGGCGCTCCGGCTGCTCGCCGAGGCCGGCGCGGACGACCTGCTCCGCGGACACGTGGCCCGCAATCCCGGGCTCGCGGCGGCGGTACTGCCGGAGCTGACCCAGACGGCCGCGGGCCTGATCCGCGCCGCGCTCGCCGAGACCGGGACGGATCGGGACGCGCCGGCCGACCGGGTGCCCGCGGTGCTGGGCGGGCCGGGCCCCGTGGTCAGCGCGTGGGTGGACGCGGAGACGCTGCCCCGGATCGCGCTGCGGGACGGCTCCGGCGTGCTGCCGGTCGCGAGCGTCCGGCGCCTGGTCACGCTGCTCGCCACGGCCGATCCGCGGGTGACCGGGGTGCGGGACGCACTGGTGCCGGGCGCGCTCCGCGAGCTGGGCTGGGAGCTGTTCACCCGCTGGCAGGACGCGGACGCACCGGCGAAGGACGGCTGGGCGCTCACATCGCTCGGCTTGTCCGGCGACGACGAGACCGTGCGCCGGCTCGCGCCGGTCATCCGGGCGTGGCCGGGGAAGAGCGGGCACGCGCGCGCCGTGCACGGCCTGGACGTGCTGACCGCGATCGGTACCGAGACCGCGCTGATGCACCTGCACGGCATCTCGCAGAACGTGCGGTTCCGAGGGCTGAAGGAACAGGCGGAGGAGAAGGTGCGCGCGGTCGCGGACCGGCTCGGGCTCACCCCGGAGCGGCTCGCGGACCGGCTGGTGCCGCGCCTCGGTCTCGCCGCGGACGGCACGCTGACGCTCGACTACGGCCCCCGGTGGTTCCGGGCCGGGTTCGACGAGCAACTGCGGCCGTACGTGACGGACGCGGCCGGCAAGCGGCTGAAGGCGCTGCCGCGGCCGGGCGCCTCGGACGACGCGGAGAAGGCGTCGGCGGCGTATGCCCGATATGCCGCGCTGAAGAAGGACGTGCGCGTCCTCGCCCGCGACCAGCTCACCCGGCTGGAGGCCGCGATGGCGGACCGGCGGCGCTGGACCGCCGCGGAGTTCCGCGCGCACCTGGCGGACCATCCGCTGCTCGGGCACCTGGTCCGGCGCCTGGTCTGGGGCGTCTACGCGGACGGCACACTGTGCGCGGCGTTCCGGGTGGCCGAGGACCGCAGCCTCGCCGGCCCGGACGACGAGGAGATGACGCTCGCGGACGACGCGCTCGTCGGCGTGGCCCACCCGGTGGAGCTGGGGACCGTCTGGGGCGAGGTGTTCAGCGACTACGAGATCCTCCAGCCGTTTCCGCAGCTGGGCCGCGAGGTCTTCACGCCGGCCGACGCCGAACTGCCGACGGACGCGGAGAACCGGGCGCTACTCGCGCTGGAGAAGCGTGGCTGGCGGCGCGGCGAGCCCGGGCCGGGCGGCCAGCAGCAGTCGATCGGCAAGACGCTGCCCGGCGGTGTGCACGTCGAGCTGGAACTGTCGCCGGGCATTCCGATCAGCGACCCGCACGACGTCTGGGCGGACTCCCAGGAGGTCTCCGCCCCGCGCCTCACCATCGGCGACCGGCGGAACGTCCCGCTGACCGACCTCGACCCGGTGACCGCCTCCGAGCTGCTGCGCGACCTGGCCACGCTGGCCGCCGAGCGCTGA
- a CDS encoding TetR/AcrR family transcriptional regulator, with protein MRADVPETGSRARTRRAILDAAIIALGRTPAASLGEIATAAGVGRTTLHRYFPDRSDLLAAVNAEGVARIDRAVELARLPEGTGGDALVRLAREYFDLGDLLSLLFSEPQLVGDPHWEESADACDPRLEEVIARGHRDGTIDPELPPGWVQSLIWSQLYAGWGYAASGASRHEALRLVLRTLTGALTPRPEPAGAGHAPGRTKARPAAATRRRG; from the coding sequence ATGAGAGCAGATGTTCCGGAGACCGGCAGTCGTGCGCGCACCCGCCGGGCGATCCTGGACGCCGCGATCATCGCGCTCGGCCGCACCCCGGCCGCCTCGCTCGGCGAGATCGCCACCGCCGCCGGCGTCGGCCGCACCACGCTGCACCGTTACTTCCCGGACCGCTCCGACCTGCTCGCCGCCGTCAACGCCGAGGGTGTCGCGCGGATCGACCGCGCCGTCGAGCTGGCGCGCCTGCCCGAGGGCACCGGCGGCGACGCGCTCGTCCGGCTGGCCCGGGAGTATTTCGACCTCGGCGACCTCCTCTCGCTGCTCTTCTCCGAGCCGCAGCTGGTCGGCGACCCGCACTGGGAGGAGAGCGCGGACGCCTGCGACCCGAGGCTGGAGGAGGTCATCGCGCGCGGCCACCGGGACGGCACGATCGACCCGGAGCTGCCGCCCGGCTGGGTGCAGAGCCTGATCTGGTCCCAGCTCTACGCCGGCTGGGGCTACGCCGCGTCCGGCGCCTCCCGCCACGAGGCGCTGCGCCTGGTCCTGCGCACGCTCACCGGCGCGCTGACGCCCCGTCCGGAGCCCGCCGGCGCCGGCCACGCGCCCGGGAGGACGAAGGCCCGGCCGGCCGCGGCCACCCGGCGCCGGGGATAG
- a CDS encoding ABC transporter ATP-binding protein: protein MRVLLGYLRPHRRTLVIGLVLGLLASTASLATPLAAKQIIDSLGDGFPVTPVLTLSGLVVVGTVISFRQWKLMATLAERVVYEARISVVRRYFAARIDALTGRPTGELVTRATSDPQLLHDASASAVNLINSAVAAVATLVLMAVLDLVLLGSTIVAVLIVGAVMVTLLPSIGRAQEAAQGSIGELGGTLEGSLRAIRTVKASRAEERQSDRVVTAAGDAFRHSLRAAHRAAEVMTVSWTGVQLAIIVVLGIGAWRVDVGLLEISGLIAFLLYTFQLIGPLAEMTQNLTTLQAGIAAASRLRAIEKLPVEDLSELPATTDSSAPVLELRHVTARYTPDGPDAVHEIDLTVPRHGHIAIVGPSGAGKTTLFSLILRFVEPAGGTLLLNGIPYADHQVRARIAYVEQETPLVPGTIRDNLCFTHPDATDAELAAALAAVRLTDRVAALPLGLDNPVSSTELSGGERQRIALARAVIRTPDLLLLDEATAQLDALTEQALQECIRDQARTGAVVTIAHRLSTVLDADHIVVLESGRIRAQGTHPELLETDTLYRSLVEALRIGTPEASLT from the coding sequence ATGCGAGTCCTACTCGGTTATCTGCGCCCGCACCGCCGTACCCTCGTGATCGGTCTTGTCCTGGGTCTTCTCGCGAGCACGGCGAGCCTCGCCACGCCGCTTGCCGCCAAGCAGATCATCGATTCGCTCGGCGACGGTTTCCCGGTCACCCCGGTCCTGACGCTGTCGGGCCTGGTCGTGGTCGGCACGGTGATCTCGTTCCGGCAGTGGAAGCTGATGGCCACGCTCGCCGAGCGGGTCGTCTACGAGGCGCGGATCTCCGTGGTCCGCCGCTACTTCGCGGCCCGGATCGACGCGCTCACCGGCCGCCCCACCGGCGAGCTGGTCACCCGCGCCACCTCGGACCCGCAGCTGCTGCACGACGCGTCCGCCAGCGCGGTCAACCTGATCAACAGCGCGGTCGCGGCCGTCGCCACGCTGGTGCTGATGGCCGTGCTCGACCTGGTGCTGCTGGGCAGCACGATCGTGGCCGTGCTGATCGTCGGCGCGGTGATGGTCACGCTGCTGCCGTCGATCGGCCGCGCGCAGGAGGCCGCGCAGGGCTCGATCGGCGAGCTCGGCGGCACGCTGGAGGGCAGCCTACGCGCGATCCGGACGGTGAAGGCCAGCCGCGCGGAGGAGCGCCAGTCCGACCGGGTGGTGACCGCCGCCGGCGACGCGTTCCGGCACAGCCTGCGCGCGGCGCACCGGGCCGCCGAGGTGATGACCGTGTCGTGGACCGGCGTCCAGCTCGCGATCATCGTGGTGCTCGGCATCGGCGCGTGGCGGGTCGACGTGGGCCTGCTGGAGATCTCCGGCCTGATCGCGTTCCTGCTCTACACGTTCCAGCTGATCGGCCCGCTCGCCGAGATGACCCAGAACCTGACGACGCTACAGGCCGGCATCGCGGCCGCGTCCCGGCTGCGCGCGATCGAGAAGCTGCCGGTCGAGGACCTCTCCGAGCTGCCGGCCACGACCGATTCCTCGGCCCCGGTGCTGGAGCTGCGGCACGTCACCGCGCGCTACACCCCCGACGGCCCCGACGCCGTCCACGAGATCGACCTGACCGTCCCGCGCCACGGCCACATCGCGATCGTCGGCCCGTCCGGCGCCGGCAAGACCACGCTGTTCTCGCTGATCCTGCGCTTCGTCGAGCCGGCCGGCGGCACCCTGCTGCTGAACGGCATCCCCTACGCCGACCACCAGGTCCGCGCCCGGATCGCCTACGTCGAGCAGGAGACCCCGCTGGTCCCCGGCACGATCCGCGACAACCTGTGCTTCACCCACCCGGACGCCACCGACGCCGAACTCGCCGCCGCGCTCGCCGCCGTCCGCCTCACCGACCGCGTCGCCGCCCTGCCTCTCGGCCTGGACAACCCGGTCTCCTCCACCGAACTCTCCGGCGGCGAGCGTCAGCGCATCGCCCTGGCCCGCGCCGTCATCCGCACTCCCGACCTCCTGCTGCTCGACGAGGCCACCGCCCAGCTCGACGCGCTCACCGAGCAGGCCCTCCAGGAGTGCATCCGCGACCAGGCCCGCACCGGCGCCGTCGTCACCATCGCGCACCGCCTCTCCACCGTCCTCGACGCCGACCACATCGTCGTCCTCGAGTCCGGCCGCATCCGCGCCCAGGGCACCCATCCCGAGCTGCTGGAGACCGACACGCTCTACCGCAGCCTCGTCGAGGCCCTCCGCATCGGCACGCCGGAGGCCTCCCTCACCTGA
- a CDS encoding diguanylate cyclase produces the protein MDESEPAAAPATLEQVAGQRLNLLSGLAAPLYIVSACVTEGFFRWFMITMAIFLIGTGLIRRRATSMAEAPVSLAACAVTNAVWGWLTPQVPVLATAALIISLIYVAWIMPQTYARGAVVVMPLISLAAQLAAGVTARLAMQVLGLALTNMILGALLLAIRNAMERRIAEDTRALDDSIARLRVATRTDALTGVANRRRLDEILALKWENARESGSTLGAIMVDIDYFKLYNDRYGHRGGDLCLKRVAAALAAGVRDTDVVARYGGEEFVVVVPGADLPSTAQIAERLRRCIAGLGEEHLAAPAGRVSVSLGAASAVPAIGGTAEDLIEQADRGLYHAKRDGRDRVGLAERPPAPAGDVSAGRQRSVDHAGQ, from the coding sequence GTGGACGAGAGCGAACCAGCCGCGGCGCCGGCGACTCTTGAGCAGGTGGCTGGGCAGCGACTCAACCTGCTGAGCGGCCTGGCCGCCCCGCTGTACATCGTCAGCGCCTGCGTCACGGAGGGATTCTTCCGCTGGTTCATGATCACGATGGCGATATTCCTGATCGGGACGGGACTGATCCGCAGAAGGGCGACCAGCATGGCGGAGGCGCCCGTCTCCCTGGCCGCGTGCGCCGTGACGAACGCCGTGTGGGGCTGGCTGACGCCGCAGGTGCCGGTCCTGGCGACCGCCGCATTGATCATCTCGCTCATTTACGTCGCGTGGATCATGCCGCAGACGTACGCGCGGGGCGCGGTCGTCGTGATGCCGCTGATCTCTCTCGCGGCGCAGCTGGCCGCCGGCGTCACCGCTCGCCTCGCGATGCAGGTCCTGGGGCTCGCCCTGACCAACATGATCCTGGGAGCGTTGTTGCTGGCCATCCGGAACGCGATGGAACGTAGGATCGCCGAGGACACCCGCGCCCTTGACGACTCGATCGCCCGATTGCGGGTGGCCACCCGCACGGATGCCCTGACCGGAGTGGCCAACCGCCGCCGGCTCGACGAGATCCTCGCTCTGAAGTGGGAGAACGCCCGCGAGAGCGGAAGCACACTTGGCGCGATCATGGTGGACATCGACTACTTCAAGCTGTACAACGACCGTTATGGCCATCGCGGTGGCGACCTCTGCCTGAAGCGGGTCGCCGCGGCGCTGGCCGCGGGAGTCCGCGACACCGACGTCGTCGCACGCTACGGCGGAGAGGAATTCGTGGTGGTCGTGCCCGGCGCCGACCTGCCGAGCACGGCACAGATCGCCGAACGGCTCCGGCGATGCATCGCCGGCCTCGGCGAGGAACACCTTGCCGCCCCGGCCGGCCGAGTCAGCGTCAGCCTCGGGGCGGCCTCGGCCGTCCCCGCCATCGGCGGCACGGCCGAGGACCTGATCGAGCAGGCCGACCGTGGCCTCTACCACGCGAAGCGCGACGGCCGTGATCGCGTCGGCCTGGCCGAAAGGCCCCCCGCACCGGCGGGCGATGTCTCCGCCGGTCGTCAACGGTCCGTCGACCACGCGGGACAGTGA
- a CDS encoding hybrid sensor histidine kinase/response regulator: MAATRVLLIEDSEDDALLVTGRLRRSGLDIEYERVETAEGMTQALRDSPPEIIISDNSMPSFDARAALALLHATGLDIPFIVVSGQIGEESAAALMRAGAHDFVLKDNLTRLAPAVQRELTEVQERRKRRRAEAALRSTEDRFRLVAEHLKDVVFRYRLGATPRLEYISSAATALTGHSPEQLQSDVELLFAAVDPADRDVLLRSWQSPPEQPLTVRWRLPDGSPAWIEQRLVLVLVDDAAVGEGVLRDITEQVLDARRREELEHQLHQAERLDSLGQLAGGIAHDFNNLLGVISGYVRFVLDDLGEDHPSRQDIENIDHAAGRAAALTRQLLIFSRLQPSQPEVVDLNAVVAEIERLLRRTIGEDIDFRIEVRPTLPPVFIDRSRLEQIVMNLVVNARAAMPGGGRLTLATGTDDDRHVCLTVSDTGCGMTEEVKRRAFEPFFTTRGRGQGSGLGLSTVYGAVTEASGSIVLDSRVGEGTSITVRLPAAVHSAAAQPSGDDDESDLRGDGERILIVEDDDGIRQIACRILSGAGYSVLDTAIRSQALELVRDTGQAFDLLLSDVVMPGMPVTEFLDAVRDARPSMPILLMSGYTADQTANSRPLPDSIPLVTKPFKLATLLRRVKGVLETHRVHTSARR, from the coding sequence ATGGCGGCCACCCGGGTACTGCTGATCGAGGACAGCGAGGACGACGCGCTGCTCGTCACCGGCCGACTGCGCCGCTCCGGTCTCGACATCGAGTACGAGCGGGTCGAGACCGCCGAGGGAATGACTCAGGCCTTACGGGACAGCCCACCGGAGATCATCATCTCGGACAACAGCATGCCGTCCTTCGACGCCCGGGCCGCCCTGGCACTACTGCACGCCACCGGCCTGGACATACCGTTCATCGTCGTCTCCGGCCAGATCGGCGAGGAGTCGGCCGCGGCGCTGATGCGCGCCGGTGCGCACGACTTCGTCCTCAAGGACAACCTCACCCGGCTTGCTCCGGCGGTGCAACGAGAGCTGACGGAGGTTCAGGAACGCCGGAAGCGACGCCGGGCAGAGGCGGCGCTGCGCAGCACCGAGGACCGTTTCCGGCTGGTCGCCGAGCATCTGAAGGACGTCGTGTTCCGCTACCGGCTGGGGGCCACGCCGCGGCTGGAGTACATCAGCTCCGCCGCGACCGCTCTCACCGGTCACTCGCCGGAACAGCTGCAGAGCGACGTGGAGCTGCTCTTCGCCGCGGTCGACCCCGCCGACCGGGACGTGCTGCTCCGGTCCTGGCAGTCGCCACCGGAGCAGCCGCTCACCGTGCGATGGCGCCTGCCGGACGGAAGCCCCGCCTGGATCGAACAGCGCCTGGTGCTCGTCCTCGTCGACGACGCAGCCGTCGGTGAGGGGGTGCTTCGCGACATCACCGAGCAGGTGCTGGACGCCCGCCGCCGAGAGGAGCTGGAGCACCAACTGCACCAAGCCGAACGCCTCGACTCGCTCGGCCAGTTGGCCGGCGGGATCGCACACGACTTCAACAACCTGCTAGGAGTGATCAGCGGGTACGTCCGGTTTGTCCTCGACGATCTCGGCGAGGACCATCCGAGCCGGCAGGACATCGAGAACATCGATCACGCGGCGGGCCGGGCTGCCGCGCTCACCAGGCAGTTGCTCATCTTCAGCCGCCTTCAGCCGTCGCAGCCCGAGGTCGTCGACCTCAACGCCGTCGTCGCCGAGATCGAGCGCCTGCTGCGCCGGACCATCGGCGAGGACATCGACTTCCGGATCGAGGTCCGGCCGACGCTTCCACCGGTGTTCATCGACCGAAGCCGACTCGAGCAGATCGTCATGAACCTGGTGGTGAACGCGCGCGCGGCGATGCCCGGCGGCGGTCGGCTGACCCTCGCCACCGGCACCGATGACGACCGCCACGTCTGCCTGACCGTGAGCGACACCGGCTGCGGGATGACCGAGGAGGTGAAGCGCCGCGCTTTCGAGCCATTCTTCACGACCAGAGGCCGGGGGCAGGGCAGTGGCCTCGGGCTGTCCACCGTCTACGGGGCGGTGACAGAGGCCTCGGGATCGATCGTGCTCGACTCCCGGGTCGGCGAGGGCACGTCGATCACCGTGCGTCTGCCCGCCGCCGTGCACTCGGCCGCCGCGCAGCCGTCCGGTGATGACGACGAGTCGGACCTGCGAGGGGACGGCGAGCGCATCCTGATCGTCGAGGACGACGACGGCATCCGGCAGATCGCATGCCGCATCCTGTCCGGGGCGGGCTACTCCGTCCTGGACACCGCGATCCGATCCCAGGCGCTGGAACTCGTCCGCGACACCGGTCAGGCCTTCGACCTGTTGCTGTCCGACGTGGTCATGCCTGGCATGCCGGTGACAGAGTTCCTGGACGCGGTACGCGATGCGCGACCATCGATGCCCATCCTTCTCATGTCCGGCTACACGGCTGACCAGACCGCGAACAGCCGGCCGCTGCCCGATTCCATCCCGCTGGTCACCAAACCCTTCAAGCTGGCAACACTTCTGCGACGAGTGAAAGGCGTGCTCGAAACCCACCGGGTGCACACCTCAGCCCGCCGTTGA
- a CDS encoding response regulator, whose translation MTSSQGRILLVDDSADDVALTLRALRKNDITNTVEVASDGEEALRCLFPEDGQQPLPALVLLDLNMPKVGGLEVLRRIRGHQRTRYLPVVVLTTSSEDRDIVQTYDLGGNSFVRKPVAFDEFLNTIRLLSRYWLLVNQSARHRAAG comes from the coding sequence ATGACCAGCAGCCAAGGACGGATTCTTCTGGTGGACGACAGCGCCGACGATGTAGCACTCACCCTGCGTGCCCTACGCAAGAACGACATCACCAACACCGTCGAGGTCGCCTCGGACGGTGAAGAGGCGCTGAGGTGCCTCTTCCCGGAGGACGGGCAGCAGCCGCTGCCCGCACTGGTTCTACTCGATCTGAACATGCCCAAGGTCGGCGGGCTGGAGGTGCTGCGAAGGATTCGTGGACACCAGCGCACCCGCTATCTACCGGTCGTCGTGCTGACCACCTCCTCCGAGGACCGGGACATCGTGCAGACCTACGACCTGGGCGGGAACAGCTTCGTCCGTAAGCCGGTCGCCTTCGACGAGTTCCTGAACACGATCCGGCTGCTCAGCCGCTACTGGCTGCTCGTGAACCAGTCCGCGCGGCACCGAGCGGCGGGCTGA